The genomic stretch GCTTAAGATCGCGTGATGGAGAAATCCAAATCGCTCTTCTATGGGGGCGTGGAAGTCAAGGCCAGTTCGATGGAAGAATTCGCGCGCGCTGATGCCTTGGTACAGGTTGTGCATCGCCGGCCTGCGGGTCGGCTGTTACGACCATGACGCAGGCTGGCGATGGACAACCTGTAAAGGCGGAGCTTGGCGAGCCGGATGACGCTGCGAGCGCTGCAATACCGCTTCAGGGCAGCGAGGGAGGCCGCCGAAATTGCGGCTGCGGATTTCCAGTTTCGCGACCTGCGCGCCAAGGCAGGAACAGATAAGACTGAAGCAACGGGCGACATTCGGCACGCTCAGAAACAGCTCGGCCACGGCTCAGTGGTCATGACGGAGCATTACGTGCGGCCAACCCACTAGTTGGTTTTGCGGAACAAAACTGGGGTTGAAAAAATCGCTGAATCCTTTGGTGGGCCGGGTCGGATTCGAACCGACGATGTCCTTTCGGAGGCGGATTATGAGTCCTCGCGAGAATGCAAGAAAATCAATGGGTTATGCCATTTTCATTTCCGCAATCAGGCTGGTTTCACGCCCCGGAAAGCCTTGCAATTTAAGGAACGCGTATCGATTTGCGGAAATGCCATAACCCGACGCCGCAGCGCGCAAGAATAGCACCCGGTCGGCCAAATCTGAAGGATGCGGTACAACCAACCTGGCGTCATCCGTCCGTCACGTCCCGTCCCGCTTACGCCGTTCGAGATGCCCATGTGGGCATATCAACGTCGGCCATCCTGCAGTTCATCCCGTCCCGGTTACCGCCATTCCGCAATGCCTGGTTCCGGGCAGCGTGGATGGGCGCATTCGACCGTTCCGGTCCTTGGACACCACGTCGTGTCAATGGCAGGTGCCGAGTGCAGACGATCCCCCGGAGGGCAGAGGTACGAATGCACGCCCATGCGTGGCAACCGTCCGCTTGGAAACGTCAACTTATGGATCCGCCGATGAAGGAATACACGGCCTGGGCGGATGATCGAACTCGTACGTCGGTGCGTCCT from Paraburkholderia sp. IMGN_8 encodes the following:
- a CDS encoding tyrosine-type recombinase/integrase, which produces MTLRALQYRFRAAREAAEIAAADFQFRDLRAKAGTDKTEATGDIRHAQKQLGHGSVVMTEHYVRPTH